The DNA segment CACCATCTACTCTGCCCGCATGTTGAATTgtaatcaatatatatagctcgcaaactttaaaaaaaaaaaaaaaaaaaagaactgttGCTGTAAACTTATCAGCCACAAAGGggttcaatttttattttattagttagaaGAATAGTAATTTGAAATGTGACAAAAGTCTATAAATATATGCTTAATGTGTACTTAATGCCTAGAATAATAGAAATACAGCAACGCCAAGCCTCAAATATATGGTTCGCCACATATAAATTTACAATTCAGACATATATGTTAtggagtctttttttttttttttttttttttctttttcatttttaaggtTGATAATGGATTTGTattaagggattttttttttttttgcaagatCTATTCAAGTCATTGGATAAAAatgttaattactaaataaaaagcGGACTTTTTCATACCATAATCTCAAACATGCACTTAGGGCCGATTTGGTTACTAGAATCGGATATAGATAAGATGCTCATTTGTACCGTATACAAGCTTTCTCTATCTAAACACactatatttcatatttaaattttaaaatattaatttaaataaataataatgaacagTGAAATTTGATAATGAACGGTACAAAATTGACATGAACAGTACAAAATGATATAAACAACGCATAATTTGGATGAAAATTAAAGTTGTAGGATCCAgacatttttcaaatatcaaaaattaaaaattctctcatctcatctcactatccaaatacacattttttttacaaattattttatcttatctcaattcaaaaattttattattatttaaaataattcatctcatctcatctagaCTGTATATTAAACTGAGGCCTTATGTTGCATTTAGatgttaaattaaattaagataaaagttgaataaaatattattagaatattattattattttaaaatttgaaaaagttaaattttttattatattttatattaaaatttaaaaaatatataatggcaaaatgagatgagttagagATAATAATCCAAACTATACTTGTGTTTAGAGTTAGGATTAGGGTAGGATTTTGGGGTTCGGGTTGTAGGGCCCAAAAACATTGGACCTTTGAGTCCTAGTCTACCACCGTTTCAAATTAATAACGGCTATATATGGTCGCGGGTGTTGATTTTGAATACCGTTTCAAATTAATGACGGTTATATATAAGCAGGCCGGAGGTTGTCCAGGCGTTGACGAGTTGACACTTTTTACTAAATTCAAACCATATACGCACACGCTTCCCCCTTCGTTTCATCGGAATTTCCGACCAAGTATATTTTATCGACATTGGATTCTGGAGGATCTCCAAAGGGAAGAATTTCCCTGACGGAACTAGAAGATGAGCACCGATCGAACTCGTTTGGCGACACAGCCGCGTTCCGGTCCCAGACCTAATCCCCCACATTCCGGTGACTATGCTTTCTACCCTAAGCTCGGCCCAGACGACGTTGCTCCCCCTCCGATTGAGAAATGGGGCGACGTGCCAATGGACCGCCAACAGCAAACGCAAGCACCGTTGGAGAATCCAGTTCACGGTGTTTCCGGGGTTCCGATCTCCGTGGACGCCGCCACCATGATGCAGCAGGAGTCTAGTCCCTACATCTCTCCAGGGCCGGTGCCGCCACCGTCGTCCTCCGTCAAGAGTGAGTACCGACCTTACTCGTATTGTTCGATCATTTTGTTTAAGTGACTCTGGAATTTCTTTGATATGATTAATGATGGTCAGATAAAATGGACACGGTGAAAGATGCGCTTGGGAAATTCGGGAAGAAGGCGGCCGAGGCCACCAAGAAGGCTGAAAATCTCGCTGGGAACATGTGGCAGCACTGTAAgtatcaattttatttctatggtCACTATAATTCGTGTACTTGATTTATGATTCATTCTGTTTGAAATGCTTTCGAAGTAGTTATCGTGCTGCAAGTAATCTGTGAAGCAAAGGAAAGTGAGAGTTGTCGTATAAGCTTTGAAACGACCGTTAAATCTAGAGCATAATATCTTCTCTTTTAAGTTTCTTATGTAGTATGTGATGCGTATAACAGAGTTTTCTTTGGACAGTGAAAACCGGTCCTAGTGTTGCTGATGCTGCTGTCGGAAGAATTGCTCAGAGTACAAAAGTTCTTGCAGAAGGTGGTTATGAGAAGATTTTTCAACAAAGTTTCGAGACCGTGCCAGGGGAGAAGCTTCTAAAGACATATGCATGCTATCTATCCACGTCTTCTGGACCAGTAATGGGAACCGTATATCTGTCCACGGCAAAGCTGGCATTCTGTAGTGATAATCCACTCTCTTACGAAGCTGGTGACCGGACAGAATGGAGCTATTATAAGGTATACTCTTCCTTATACTCGTTAGCTTTTGGTTAATTGAAACCTTACCTTGCATTCGGAGCAAGTTGTGGGGCAAAATGAggcgattttatttttttctctgctTGTATTGTTGAGACAAAGGAAGGGAGTGAGAGTCCCCCAAGTTTTTCCATAGAGGATTTTTAAGTGGGTGATAGAAGGCTTGAAGGCTTCTTGAAATGGGTAAGAATGACATGCTTGTCATGGCTGCAATAACCCGTGCTTGCAACCTTCTAGAGATTTAACAATAAGGCAATTAAATTTTAACTCAAAGAAAGTAGAGTTTGCAAATAGATTAGCTGCTTGTTACAACAATGCAAAATGCCTCAGAAAGCTTTAGGTTAGCTACTTCTCAGGAAAAAGACTGAGGCTAGGTTAGTGATTTGTGCGTGCCGGATTGGCGAAAAGAATGTTATCATCATGAATAAAGAAGTGAAACCAAGAAATGAAATCACAGATGTTATTCTAAATTGTAATTTAAGTTTGTAACTCCATTAGCCATTCGCTCACAATACTtacaagagaaaagaagaaagaaaaggaccAAAGGGGAGGACGGTGATGCATTGGCTTTACAAAATATACAGAGGTTGTCCTGGAAATTAATGATAATGAAGGAATGGATAGTGTTTGTGAGATGGTAGGCTTCAAAAATAAATGTCCCAGGGATCAATTGGCCTAACAGATtgttcaagaaaaatatattaatagcaTCATGTTATTGTGCTGCCTTATTTGCTTCACATACTTCCcaatttaaagaaacaaaaaacatcTTTCTATACTTATGGTCCTTCTGCCGGAGATTAGATCTAGAATGAAGTTGACAAACTTTACGCACTCTCTCTTGGTAAGAAATAGTGTGTTTTGTGTTAAACAAGTTTTGGCTTTTATTCATGGATTAATGATATTGGCGTGTGTGCTTTCCCTTGTACGGAAATAGGTGGTTATACCATTACATCAGCTGAGGGCAGTCAATCCTTCAACAAGCAATGTCAAGCCTGGGGAAAAATATATACAGCTTATCTCTGTTGACAACCATGAATTTTGGTTTATGGGCTTTGTACACTACGACAGTGCGGTGAAAAATCTTCAAGGAGCACTGCAGCCCCACATCTTTTGATGCACAAGGGCCAAATTTTTGACCATGTCGCAGAAGGACCATTATACAAGCTGTCTGTCTATGTAGATAAAATATCCTGCACAGAATATGGGATATCTGAGATTAAATTATGTATCTTTATGCTGCTGGGTGTTCATTGGTGTTGGAACTCATTTATTGTGAGCATAGGTTCTGCTTTGGGACATATTTGGTGTGATGGAAAGTGTAAGTCCATTTGTTAAGTTGTTGTATGAAGCATTCCTTATTTCAtacttttttcctttcaagtaATAAATTGTTGATTTCATAAATTGTTTATTGGGTGATGACAACTAACATTTCGTTCCCCTTTTGGCCTTAACAAAGACTAAAACCTTGGTCCTGGTCTTTATACCTCCTCCAATTTCTGtcgtgattttattttatttatatatatatatatatatatatatatataattgttgcaGATCATATTTAGGAGAATGTAATTACCTGAGTGAGTgatagttaatggtgaattctTGACAATCTTTAAACTGTTGCAGCGGTACAATCCCGAATTGTTGCGGATTCACAATCgaaaagaattttgagttttttgttGGAGCATGGCGGGCTTAAGTTTCTTGACTGGAGCTGTTATCGAAGAAAGGTGCATGCTCTGAATTGTAATTCCATCATGTTGCTATTGTATTGACAAGCAAGATGCGATCGAGGCAGGAGTCGTCTTCGCTTTCACCAGCAAACAGTGCATTAATTTCAGATGTTTACATTGACGAACCTTATTGGTACTATATGCCTTTTGCGAGCTCGATGTTGATGGGATTGCAATGCACATCCATCCTAGTTTGATACTTTCttatgaaaattaataaaatggtcACAATCTCTATAAATATAAACTTGAAAAACTGTGGTTGATAAGCCTATCAGAACATGTATTAAAAACAGCGGGGCAGCAATATCAAATTTTAGTTCGAGTAATGTTAAGACAAAAATCAAAACCTATTCTCATCGTCATGTGTTCTAAATTCAATAAGGAGAATTTGTCCTCAATGCAAAGAGAGTTGCTTTTAGAATAAGTGATTATCTCAGACAcaaatacatattttaaaatttagtttttgaattttaaatattgaagtaAAGCGGGTATTgaagtaatatatttttataacattgttaaacattttagagaaattaaaaataaataaataaaaagaaggaGAGGAAGTTGGTGGTAGAGTCTCCTTTCTTTGTCAATCAGTATCCCATTTTAAGTTTGGGATAAGAAAGTAATCTAGTGGATCTTAATGCGCGGGCAAATTGATCTGAACAATCTTTCGGGAAAAGGGTCCACGTTTTGGAATTAAATCGATGGTCTATCGGGGCATCTTCTTCAAACCAATCACCCACTTCATGCATCGAGTTCCGTGGAAGAGGctccaaataaaacaaaatctcTACTCTTGTTGTAACGTACAAGGCGCGGACTTTGCAACACGCCCATGGACCTTGACTTACTCAGCATCACCAACGGCATTTTCAAGAACACTCCGGTTGCCGGATTCCTTCTCGCCGACAGAGACCGATTGCGGTACACATTTGAACCGGACTCCATTTTTGTTTCGCTGAAATAGCCCACCGATTTCGACCTAACCATACGATGATCACCCGGAGCCGGAGGAATGGCGCCGGATACTTTCTTGTTTCGTCTGCTCCCGAGTTTCGTGACCTTCGAAACCTCTTCAGTACTCGTGTATTGCAGTTCAGACTTCATCAACGGCCGCGGATTCTCAATGCACCTCGCTCGCCGCCTCAAGTTGTTCCAGATCGGCGGCGCGTGGACCATTTTGGCTGCGTTTTTTAAGCAATCCGCCACCTCCGCCATCTCCGGTCGTTTCTTTGAGTTGGATTGGACGCACCTGGCCGCGAGCACTGCCAGATGCCTGATCACACCCGGGTCGGTCGGAGAACAGACACGGTGGTCACAGATCCCAGTGAACTTGCGGTGCTTAATCAACGGCACGGCCCAGTCGACCACCGAGGAGGGACTGTAATTGACATCTATGGCTTGCCTGCCGCTGATGATTTCCAACAGCAAGATCCCAAAGCTGAACACGTCGCTCTTGGTGCTCAGATCCCCCGGACCAAGATATCCTGGGTCTAGGTACCCCAACGTCCCAGCCGGAGGCGTGCACTTTATCCGTACGTCTTCCACATGTCCCCTCAGGGCCAATCCGAAATCCCCCAGCCTGGCGTTGCAGTTTTCGTCGATTAAGACATTGGAGGACTTTATGTCCCGGTGAATCACCGGCGGGTTGGACGAGTGAAGTGCTTGGACCGCTTTCGCTATTTGGACGGCCAACCGGATCCTCCGGCCCCAACCCGGGGCTGATCTGGAGCTCGAGTGCAAGAGATCGTAGAGGGAACCGTTAGGCATGTACTCGACGACGAGCAGTTTATCGTTTTTGGAGTCCGCACAGAATCCCAAGAGGTTAACGAGCCGAGGGTGTTGTATCATGGAGAGTATCTCAATCTCATTTTCGGCGGGGCTAGTACAGTTGCTACAGTTGGTGCAGTTATCTTTGTGGTACTGATGGAGTTGGAAGCTTGCTGTTGATGGGCTAAAAAGCTTTGTCTTCTTAACGGCGGCGACGAGCTTTCCATCGTCGAGCACGGCTTTGTAGACACTGCCATGGCTGCCTTTTCCCAAGAAGCTCTCCGCGGAAAAACTATTGGTGGCGGCGACGAGCTCGACATACGAAAATTCTCTGACTTTCAGGGCTCGATTGGGTTTACGAGGTCgggttcttcttcctttcttcttgcGATCCCAGTAATGGGGGTCGCAGGTGGCGATGGCGGATTCTGTATTGCACGAGAAGTAGCCCATGATTCTTAACTAATAATTAGCTGTGGGGGTCTCCAACTCCAGACCCAGAGACAAAGGGGGCGGCTTTGATAGGCAAATCGATGATGAGCGAGAGATTGAAAGCGAAGTGGTAGTGGGGGAGATAATCAAGAAGAAGACGATGGAAAACGAGAGCAGCAAAGGCCATTACTGCAAACATAAAGGGTGGGTGGAGAAGTGTTGTGTTGCTGTCTCTAACAAGCCAGTCGTAGTTCATATTTACAGTAGCTCAACGCTTGAACGAGATATGAAAATCAAACAACGCTAGAATCaatgttattattataaaaaattctattaattatCTTCAtatcacattatatataattttttacttttaattttttttattaaatatgtgatatatgaataatttagtcaaataatttaattaattttaaaaaataaaataaaaaataatgaaaaataataactatCAAATCTCATCTAACGTGAAATAGCAGTGAGTTTGCTAATATTTTAACTCTGTGCAGGGATTTCCCGAAggcctttttctttcctcttttctcGGGTTTGGGTTAGTCTAAAGAGAAGTATTGCTTTATCTTTATTATCTAaagataaagataataaaatggAGACAATGATTAATGGATTATTAAAGACTATATGCAGATGGAGATGGTGAACACAATTGAGATTTgttgattgaattttttataaatagtaatgagatgagataatataataaattttatgggATCtatttaatatgagtttagatatttttataagaatttaaaaaatattataaaactcgTATGTAAAGAAatgttgaattgaaaataattatgagttttaaatataaataaattttaaatttagtgatgtttaataatttaagatttgTTCATTTGAATGTTAAGTAATCTCAATTCACATGAGTTAAGATGAATATATAGTCCAAAGGAAGGTAGAGTGGagctttcaaaagaaaatttttaaacataaattCATACATcacacattatttatttttaaaattttttttatcaaatatttggtacatgataatgaatagaaaaattatttaaaaagaataaatttaaaaaaaattaaaaaatttttaaaaataaaaaaaatgaggtaTATTGTGTTTGTAGCTCAGCGGCAGCGAAAGAAATATTTGCACGGAAGCCATTTGGATCACATCTCAATAACGCTAACTTGGActgacatctctctctctctctctctctctctctctctttgtgacTGACTCGAACCCAGACAACGTGATCCAGCAAATGCTTCCAAGAAGTTAGGTTGATTTGACTTCCATTTTCAACCAACCTAGTAACTCGACAGTAGATTTGCATCCACGTGGGGGCCAAAAGTAAGGACAAGATAAATAAACATATAGATATACGGAGAATAACACGAGATAAATATTGGGTtttaataaatgagaaaataaaaaatataataaaattaaatattgttaaaatttgatttttaatataatttttattttaaaatttaaaaaaattaaattattttttatttaaaaatttgtaaagattattagtttaaaaaaattgtaataattaatttaaaaatatttatatttgaatgatatttaaaaataagataagataaaataagatagaaagataaaattatttttaaacatttcctAAATAATACTAATTACAAAACTCAAATAAATAAGTTTCACGGTTGCCTTTTATAAACAAGTGAATttcactaaaaaatattttttttttcactttttcgaCGTGTggtctttttttcttattattataaatatttgtgcaatacttatatatttggaattaatacaaatcatttcttataaaaaaaaattcattcagCTAATTGCTTGCTAAAAATTGAATGATTCATTTTTGCAAAATTAGGGTTGCTTCCTTTGAGATATTTGTATACATTCATTCGTCAATAACTTCAAGCACGACTTTGTTGGaatctttatttcttctttaggGTAGGTTTGGAGCTTAAGAtaagatataaaattatcattttattttattttatttatttttatcttattcttaaatataatttaaatacatgattttcaaattaatcattataacttttttcaaaattttaaataaaaataaaaaataatttcaactttttcaaatcctaaacaaaaataatattataaaattatattcttataatattttaactttatactattttttattcaatttttttttctttcattttctgaaactcaaaaaatatccgattcaaattatctcactattattcacaaactattttattattatgcacAAAATTGTATATCATTTCACTCCCTAAACCAAATATtcgaaagtgattaaaaaaagtaGGGTTATTCTTCagctaaatttgaaaaatgggaTATGTACGTTGATTGTAGATTAATGCTTGCATATACGACGTTACATGCAGCtggttaaaaaattaagaaaaattaagcacgaaatatttacatatatacagCCATATGATCTGCTGGGAGGAGGCATGTACTTTAATTCAACAATTTaatataaggaaaaa comes from the Carya illinoinensis cultivar Pawnee chromosome 8, C.illinoinensisPawnee_v1, whole genome shotgun sequence genome and includes:
- the LOC122318083 gene encoding GEM-like protein 1, whose translation is MSTDRTRLATQPRSGPRPNPPHSGDYAFYPKLGPDDVAPPPIEKWGDVPMDRQQQTQAPLENPVHGVSGVPISVDAATMMQQESSPYISPGPVPPPSSSVKNKMDTVKDALGKFGKKAAEATKKAENLAGNMWQHLKTGPSVADAAVGRIAQSTKVLAEGGYEKIFQQSFETVPGEKLLKTYACYLSTSSGPVMGTVYLSTAKLAFCSDNPLSYEAGDRTEWSYYKVVIPLHQLRAVNPSTSNVKPGEKYIQLISVDNHEFWFMGFVHYDSAVKNLQGALQPHIF
- the LOC122317747 gene encoding serine/threonine-protein kinase-like protein At1g28390, translated to MGYFSCNTESAIATCDPHYWDRKKKGRRTRPRKPNRALKVREFSYVELVAATNSFSAESFLGKGSHGSVYKAVLDDGKLVAAVKKTKLFSPSTASFQLHQYHKDNCTNCSNCTSPAENEIEILSMIQHPRLVNLLGFCADSKNDKLLVVEYMPNGSLYDLLHSSSRSAPGWGRRIRLAVQIAKAVQALHSSNPPVIHRDIKSSNVLIDENCNARLGDFGLALRGHVEDVRIKCTPPAGTLGYLDPGYLGPGDLSTKSDVFSFGILLLEIISGRQAIDVNYSPSSVVDWAVPLIKHRKFTGICDHRVCSPTDPGVIRHLAVLAARCVQSNSKKRPEMAEVADCLKNAAKMVHAPPIWNNLRRRARCIENPRPLMKSELQYTSTEEVSKVTKLGSRRNKKVSGAIPPAPGDHRMVRSKSVGYFSETKMESGSNVYRNRSLSARRNPATGVFLKMPLVMLSKSRSMGVLQSPRLVRYNKSRDFVLFGASSTELDA